From Sphingopyxis sp. MWB1, a single genomic window includes:
- a CDS encoding HWE histidine kinase domain-containing protein, whose protein sequence is MPALRFAAEMMVLIYDAQSAACEQMAHGDDPSAILMGFCQLTERAFPGAVVGITILDRARLIFEEAIFPSLDPAYGEALKGIAVIDRPGSCALAVYEGRTVDCDDVREDDRFADIWKALSLAHGMEALISIPAANREALVLGTLVITYDAGQPLAPAQRDLAHLYAGLCGAILAYRQLYQQQQLMVGEFQHRVRNFLSTVGALVYATMRSHPEPTAFRDVFDARLAALAKAHVRAVERKDTELSELLADTLAPYAIDHDIAIDGPPVRLSEPAAMALALAVHELATNAAKYGALSQNGGKLRIEWTVPDSEAKEFRFHWREMDGPPVTAPSHQGFGQRTISKSVSAFDGLAVLHYDPQGLSCSITAPWSERLGRMTH, encoded by the coding sequence ATGCCTGCTCTGCGCTTTGCTGCGGAGATGATGGTGTTGATATATGATGCGCAAAGCGCCGCCTGCGAACAAATGGCGCATGGCGATGACCCTTCGGCGATTCTGATGGGCTTTTGCCAGCTTACCGAACGGGCGTTTCCGGGCGCGGTTGTCGGGATCACCATCCTCGACCGGGCACGCCTTATTTTCGAAGAAGCGATTTTCCCCTCGCTCGATCCCGCTTATGGCGAAGCGCTAAAGGGCATAGCGGTAATCGACCGGCCCGGCTCCTGCGCGCTTGCCGTTTATGAAGGGCGCACGGTCGATTGCGACGATGTGCGCGAGGACGATCGTTTCGCCGATATCTGGAAAGCTTTGTCGCTCGCGCATGGGATGGAGGCGCTGATTTCCATCCCTGCCGCCAACCGCGAGGCGCTGGTTCTCGGCACACTCGTCATCACCTATGATGCGGGGCAACCGCTCGCCCCGGCGCAGCGCGATCTGGCGCATCTTTATGCCGGACTGTGCGGCGCGATCCTCGCCTATCGCCAGCTTTATCAGCAGCAGCAATTGATGGTCGGCGAATTTCAGCATCGCGTCCGCAATTTTCTCAGCACGGTGGGCGCGCTTGTTTATGCCACGATGCGTTCGCACCCCGAACCCACGGCCTTTCGCGATGTGTTCGACGCGCGCCTCGCCGCGCTGGCAAAAGCGCATGTCCGCGCGGTCGAGCGCAAGGATACCGAACTGAGCGAATTACTCGCCGATACGCTCGCTCCCTATGCGATCGACCATGATATCGCGATCGACGGCCCGCCCGTCCGGCTTAGCGAGCCTGCCGCGATGGCGCTGGCGCTTGCAGTGCATGAACTTGCGACCAATGCCGCAAAATATGGCGCGCTTTCGCAAAATGGCGGCAAGCTTCGCATCGAATGGACGGTTCCCGACAGCGAGGCAAAGGAGTTTCGCTTCCACTGGCGCGAAATGGATGGCCCGCCCGTCACTGCGCCCAGCCATCAGGGCTTTGGTCAGCGCACCATTTCGAAAAGCGTGTCGGCCTTCGACGGCCTCGCGGTGCTCCATTATGACCCTCAGGGGCTCAGTTGCAGCATCACCGCGCCCTGGAGCGAGCGGCTGGGCCGCATGACGCACTAA
- a CDS encoding RidA family protein has translation MDRVMGAASIALLVGLTGGAASATQPGDNRSKQTLMAEHPEARAFQERLGYSDAVIAGDTIYLSGVVAGPGPGEETLEPGFERAFAQMGATLARAGASWADVVDITSFHTDLPGTMDALIAVKNRHVKAPFPAWTAIGVSTLYAPTALVEIKLVARRAK, from the coding sequence ATGGACAGGGTCATGGGAGCGGCGAGCATCGCCTTGCTAGTGGGATTGACTGGCGGAGCAGCGAGCGCAACCCAGCCGGGTGACAATAGGTCAAAACAGACGCTGATGGCGGAACACCCCGAGGCGCGCGCCTTTCAGGAGCGGTTGGGCTATTCCGATGCGGTGATTGCGGGCGACACCATCTATCTGTCGGGAGTGGTGGCTGGGCCCGGCCCCGGAGAAGAGACGCTGGAGCCGGGATTTGAACGCGCCTTTGCCCAAATGGGCGCCACGCTGGCGCGGGCGGGGGCAAGCTGGGCCGATGTTGTCGATATCACCAGCTTTCACACTGACTTACCGGGAACGATGGATGCGCTGATCGCGGTGAAGAACCGCCATGTCAAAGCCCCCTTCCCTGCCTGGACCGCCATTGGCGTATCGACGCTTTATGCGCCGACGGCGCTGGTCGAAATAAAGCTGGTGGCGCGGCGGGCCAAATGA
- a CDS encoding glutathione S-transferase family protein has product MLRVIIYGSILSPFVRKLLAYLGEKNIAFELKGVGIGDPDPGFRAASPLGKMPAMEDDGFTLADSSAIIHYLEAKYPEPALIPADPQERGQVIWWDEFGDTVFALCSGKMFFNRVVAPKFLNRKGDAAMADQAEREELPKLLDYLESALPASGFLVGDRLTLADLAVASPLMNFRHCGARIDPAVHPKIAAWSEAILARPSLAPWVEKEERMMKKGMGEA; this is encoded by the coding sequence GTGTTGCGCGTGATTATCTATGGGTCGATCCTGTCGCCGTTCGTGCGGAAATTACTGGCTTATCTGGGCGAAAAGAATATCGCGTTCGAGCTGAAGGGCGTCGGCATTGGCGATCCCGATCCGGGATTTCGCGCCGCGTCGCCGCTCGGCAAAATGCCCGCGATGGAGGATGATGGATTTACCCTCGCTGATTCCAGCGCCATCATCCATTATCTGGAGGCCAAATATCCCGAGCCCGCCCTGATCCCCGCCGACCCGCAAGAGCGCGGGCAGGTCATCTGGTGGGATGAATTTGGCGACACCGTTTTTGCCCTTTGTTCAGGCAAGATGTTCTTCAACCGCGTCGTCGCGCCCAAATTTCTGAACCGCAAAGGCGATGCCGCCATGGCTGACCAGGCCGAGCGCGAGGAATTGCCCAAATTGCTCGATTATCTGGAAAGCGCCCTGCCCGCGTCGGGCTTTCTGGTCGGCGACCGGCTGACGTTGGCCGATCTGGCGGTGGCATCGCCGTTGATGAATTTTCGCCATTGCGGCGCGCGGATCGATCCCGCCGTTCACCCCAAGATCGCCGCCTGGAGCGAAGCGATATTGGCGCGCCCTAGCCTTGCGCCCTGGGTCGAAAAGGAAGAGCGGATGATGAAAAAGGGCATGGGCGAGGCTTGA
- a CDS encoding alpha/beta fold hydrolase, producing the protein MSGPREHRLATPAGDICWFEWGTRSDAPSVLLLHATGFHARVWDRVAAALPAGTHIVAPDHRGHGRSYRPDTLADWGASGDALLPLLDHFPGQRWVGCGHSMGGLILTRLAAERPAAFVHLILVDPVIMPRAMYEAAASDPIADDDHPVARRRARWTDWQAMAAHLGKRLPYSAWQPDILADYCRHGLLPAADGEGWELACPPRLEASVYQNALHRNPYEWLGRISAPVSVIRARSGERANALDFSVSPTWPGLGAELNAVRDEQWAEHSHFIPMEAPERLAVVIAEAGAPADVIGD; encoded by the coding sequence GTGAGCGGCCCGCGCGAACATCGCCTTGCCACACCTGCGGGCGATATCTGCTGGTTCGAATGGGGCACCCGGTCCGATGCCCCCTCGGTGCTGCTTCTCCACGCGACCGGCTTTCACGCGCGCGTCTGGGACCGGGTCGCTGCCGCGCTGCCGGCGGGCACCCATATTGTCGCGCCCGATCATCGCGGCCACGGGCGCAGCTATCGCCCGGACACCCTCGCCGACTGGGGCGCGAGCGGCGACGCGCTCCTGCCCTTGCTCGATCATTTTCCCGGTCAGCGCTGGGTCGGTTGCGGCCACAGCATGGGCGGCCTTATCCTCACGCGCCTCGCGGCGGAGCGGCCCGCCGCTTTCGTCCATCTGATCCTCGTCGATCCGGTGATCATGCCGCGCGCCATGTATGAAGCCGCGGCGAGCGACCCCATCGCCGATGATGACCATCCCGTCGCCCGCCGCCGCGCGCGCTGGACCGATTGGCAGGCGATGGCGGCGCACCTCGGCAAGCGCTTGCCCTACAGCGCGTGGCAGCCCGACATCCTCGCCGATTATTGCCGCCACGGCCTGCTTCCGGCTGCCGATGGCGAGGGGTGGGAACTGGCCTGTCCGCCCCGGCTGGAAGCGTCGGTCTATCAAAATGCGCTGCACCGCAATCCCTATGAATGGCTGGGCCGCATCAGCGCCCCCGTCAGCGTGATCCGCGCGCGCAGCGGCGAGCGCGCCAATGCGCTCGACTTTTCGGTCAGCCCTACCTGGCCCGGCCTCGGCGCGGAATTGAACGCGGTGCGCGACGAACAATGGGCCGAGCACAGTCATTTCATTCCCATGGAGGCCCCCGAACGCCTCGCGGTCGTCATTGCGGAAGCAGGCGCTCCGGCGGACGTGATCGGCGATTAG
- a CDS encoding CHASE domain-containing protein gives MGRNLWADRLLGLLVRFVGLLILLATLATATASFIYNQRDEEEQADRLAMQVNTRLRDQLAVLEGVRALYQSDMETSGPGIRAYLAALQPQVRAPGMQGVGIALAMRRGTPAAAEARLRENYGEDIRVWPETGQPIGFPIVLLEPPTARNRAALGYDMYSEPVRREAMRRAWQTGNAAATGIVQLVQEQEGERPHPGFLIYLPVYANVLPASAGVMASPLGPERAGEPEGAGVVATAKGVRPIEGFVYAPFRVGDLMTAALGSQLSRLHGIEIYAGEGPKAQRVFAHGKLGWDAQEKRIRIADHQWTMRLSYGRFQERLGRPLAILLFGIALALLATKLHRVQQRRLGAFQALAEEKARHAEDRELMMGEMAHRMKNAFARIGALARITLREAKDLEDFEVRFDGRLRALSDAKQMLVSGVVDRVELGAIVHRELELAGVSADQLAAVDGPAVRLDDDGAQAIALAIHELVTNSIKYGALAGKGQLAIDWRREGEEVLFNWTESDLPHTPDCSRESFGTQFIRSLIERQLKGEWQRSAVDHCLRVVIRWREQAPAPLSSD, from the coding sequence ATGGGACGAAATTTGTGGGCTGATCGGCTTTTGGGTCTGCTCGTCCGCTTTGTGGGCCTGTTGATCCTGCTCGCGACACTGGCAACCGCGACGGCCAGTTTCATCTATAATCAGCGAGATGAAGAAGAACAGGCCGACCGGCTGGCGATGCAGGTGAACACCCGTCTGCGCGATCAACTTGCGGTGCTCGAAGGGGTGCGGGCGCTTTACCAGTCGGACATGGAAACCAGCGGCCCCGGCATTCGCGCCTATCTTGCCGCACTTCAACCGCAGGTGCGCGCGCCGGGAATGCAGGGGGTCGGGATTGCGCTGGCGATGCGCCGGGGTACCCCCGCCGCTGCCGAGGCACGGCTGCGCGAAAATTATGGAGAGGATATTCGGGTTTGGCCCGAAACCGGCCAGCCGATCGGCTTTCCTATCGTCCTTCTCGAACCGCCCACTGCCCGCAACCGCGCCGCGCTCGGCTATGACATGTATAGCGAACCGGTCCGGCGCGAGGCGATGCGCCGGGCGTGGCAGACGGGCAATGCCGCCGCCACGGGCATTGTCCAGCTGGTGCAGGAACAGGAAGGCGAACGGCCTCACCCGGGTTTCCTTATTTATCTGCCCGTCTATGCTAATGTGCTGCCCGCCTCCGCCGGCGTTATGGCTTCGCCGCTAGGCCCGGAGAGAGCAGGGGAGCCAGAGGGCGCCGGGGTCGTTGCCACTGCCAAAGGCGTGCGCCCGATCGAAGGTTTTGTTTATGCACCCTTCCGGGTCGGCGACTTGATGACCGCAGCCTTAGGGAGCCAATTGTCCCGGCTTCACGGCATCGAGATTTACGCGGGCGAGGGGCCAAAGGCCCAGCGCGTCTTCGCTCATGGCAAACTCGGCTGGGACGCCCAGGAAAAGCGCATCCGCATCGCCGATCATCAATGGACCATGCGCCTGTCCTATGGCCGTTTTCAGGAGAGGCTGGGGCGCCCGCTCGCCATTTTGCTTTTCGGCATTGCGCTCGCGCTGCTTGCGACCAAGTTGCACCGCGTCCAGCAACGCCGCCTAGGCGCCTTTCAGGCGCTCGCGGAGGAAAAGGCTCGTCACGCCGAAGATCGCGAGCTGATGATGGGCGAAATGGCGCATCGCATGAAAAACGCCTTCGCCCGCATCGGCGCGCTCGCCCGCATCACCTTGCGCGAAGCCAAGGATCTGGAAGATTTTGAGGTGCGCTTCGACGGGCGGCTGCGTGCCCTGTCCGATGCAAAGCAAATGCTCGTCAGCGGCGTCGTGGATCGGGTGGAACTGGGCGCCATCGTTCACCGCGAACTGGAACTGGCCGGGGTCAGCGCCGATCAGCTTGCCGCGGTCGATGGCCCGGCGGTGCGCCTCGACGATGACGGGGCGCAGGCGATTGCGCTCGCCATCCACGAACTGGTGACGAACAGCATCAAATATGGCGCCTTGGCGGGCAAGGGACAGCTTGCGATCGACTGGCGTCGTGAAGGGGAGGAAGTGCTTTTCAACTGGACTGAAAGCGACCTTCCCCATACCCCCGATTGCAGCCGGGAAAGCTTTGGCACCCAGTTCATTCGTTCGCTGATCGAGCGCCAGCTCAAGGGCGAATGGCAGCGCAGTGCGGTTGATCATTGCCTGCGTGTCGTCATCCGCTGGCGCGAACAGGCGCCCGCTCCCCTTTCATCCGATTAA
- a CDS encoding polyphosphate kinase 2 family protein produces MSISLSDYETGAKYDGDYRDDLAALQDRLQRIQGAHIIHRQRSVILFEGWDAAGKGGAIRRLTAELDPRFFEVWPISAPTDEEKARHFLWRFWKRLPGYREISIFDRSWYGRVLVERVEGFASEAEWRKGYDEINEFEAQLTGSQTNLIKLFMHVTQDEQDKRFADRLDDPWKRWKTGAEDYRNRARRDDYLAAMQDMFDQTDTRWAPWKVIDGNNKKAARIAALTHIADVLEKAVPMTPPDLDPEVEKLAKQAFGYKPKKG; encoded by the coding sequence ATGAGCATATCCCTTTCCGATTATGAAACCGGCGCCAAATATGATGGCGACTATCGCGACGATCTTGCGGCCCTGCAGGACCGGCTTCAGCGCATTCAGGGCGCGCATATTATCCACCGTCAGCGCAGCGTCATCCTGTTCGAAGGCTGGGACGCGGCGGGCAAGGGCGGGGCGATCCGCCGCCTGACGGCCGAGCTTGATCCCCGCTTTTTCGAAGTCTGGCCGATCAGCGCGCCGACCGATGAGGAAAAGGCGCGCCATTTCCTCTGGCGTTTCTGGAAACGCCTGCCGGGCTATCGCGAAATCTCCATCTTTGATCGCAGCTGGTATGGCCGCGTCCTGGTCGAGCGGGTCGAAGGCTTTGCAAGCGAGGCCGAATGGCGCAAGGGCTATGACGAGATCAATGAATTCGAAGCCCAGCTTACCGGCTCGCAGACGAATTTGATCAAGCTTTTCATGCATGTAACGCAAGACGAACAGGACAAGCGCTTCGCCGACCGGCTCGACGACCCGTGGAAACGCTGGAAAACGGGGGCGGAGGATTATCGCAACCGCGCGCGCCGCGACGATTATCTCGCCGCGATGCAGGATATGTTCGACCAGACCGACACGCGCTGGGCGCCATGGAAGGTGATCGACGGCAATAACAAAAAGGCCGCGCGCATCGCCGCACTGACCCATATTGCCGATGTGCTGGAAAAGGCTGTGCCGATGACTCCGCCCGATCTCGATCCCGAAGTGGAAAAACTGGCGAAACAGGCTTTCGGCTACAAGCCGAAGAAGGGGTGA
- the aspS gene encoding aspartate--tRNA ligase — translation MHAYRTHHCGQLRSQDVGQNVRISGWVHRKRDHGGLLFVDLRDHYGLTQIVADSSDPAFAILDGLRAESVVTVTGDVVARSAETVNVNLPTGEIEVRAREVSVQSAAAELPLPVAGEQEYPEDIRLKYRFLDLRRERLHKNILLRSNVIASLRRRMTEQGFVEYQTPILTASSPEGARDYLVPSRVHPGKFYALPQAPQMFKQLLMVAGFDRYFQIAPCFRDEDARADRSPGEFYQLDFEMSFVTQDDVFNAIEPVLAGVFEEFANGKSVTPAGSFPRIPYRESMLKYGNDKPDLRNPIIISDVSAHFTGSGFGRFADIVAAGDVVRAIPAPGTAEKSRKFFDDMNSWAQGEGFAGLGYATRKGGEWGGPIAKNHGPEKMDALAAELGLGPDDGLFFAAGKEAVAAKLAGLARTRVAEQLELIDQNKFELCWIVDFPMFERDEETGKIDFSHNPFSMPQGELEALETKDPLDILAWQYDIVCNGVELSSGAIRNHRPDIMYKAFEIAGYSQAEVDANFSGMINAFKYGAPPHGGSAPGVDRIVMLLADEPNIREVVVFPMNQKAEDLMMGAPAPVSDQQLKELRIRLVDGPKN, via the coding sequence ATGCACGCCTATCGCACCCATCATTGCGGCCAGCTTCGCAGCCAGGACGTCGGTCAGAATGTCCGCATCTCGGGCTGGGTCCATCGCAAGCGCGACCATGGCGGCCTGCTCTTCGTCGATCTGCGCGACCATTATGGGCTGACCCAGATTGTCGCGGATTCGAGCGATCCGGCCTTTGCCATCCTCGACGGGCTGCGCGCCGAAAGCGTGGTGACGGTGACCGGCGATGTCGTCGCCCGTTCGGCGGAAACAGTGAATGTGAACTTGCCCACGGGTGAGATCGAAGTGCGCGCGCGCGAAGTGTCGGTGCAGTCGGCCGCCGCCGAACTGCCGCTGCCCGTCGCGGGTGAACAGGAATATCCCGAGGATATTCGCCTGAAGTACCGCTTCCTCGACCTGCGCCGCGAGCGGCTGCACAAGAACATCCTGCTGCGTTCGAACGTCATCGCGAGCCTGCGCCGCCGCATGACCGAACAGGGATTTGTGGAATATCAGACGCCGATCCTCACCGCTTCCTCGCCCGAGGGCGCGCGCGATTATCTGGTGCCCAGCCGCGTCCACCCCGGCAAATTTTATGCGCTGCCGCAGGCGCCGCAGATGTTCAAGCAATTGCTGATGGTCGCGGGTTTCGACCGCTATTTCCAGATTGCGCCCTGTTTCCGCGACGAGGATGCGCGCGCCGACCGCTCGCCCGGCGAATTCTACCAGCTCGATTTCGAGATGAGCTTCGTCACGCAGGATGATGTGTTCAACGCCATCGAACCCGTACTCGCGGGCGTGTTCGAGGAATTTGCGAACGGCAAGTCGGTGACGCCCGCCGGGTCGTTCCCGCGCATCCCCTACCGCGAATCGATGCTGAAATATGGCAATGACAAGCCCGACCTTCGCAACCCCATCATCATCAGCGACGTCTCGGCGCATTTCACCGGGTCGGGCTTTGGCCGCTTCGCCGACATCGTCGCGGCGGGCGACGTCGTGCGCGCGATCCCCGCGCCGGGGACGGCCGAGAAGAGCCGCAAATTCTTCGACGATATGAACAGCTGGGCGCAGGGCGAAGGCTTTGCGGGCCTTGGCTATGCGACGCGCAAGGGCGGCGAGTGGGGCGGCCCCATCGCCAAGAACCATGGCCCGGAAAAGATGGACGCGCTCGCCGCCGAACTCGGCCTCGGCCCCGACGACGGGCTGTTCTTTGCTGCGGGCAAGGAAGCTGTCGCGGCAAAGCTTGCAGGCCTTGCGCGCACGCGCGTCGCCGAACAGCTTGAGCTCATTGACCAGAACAAGTTCGAGCTCTGCTGGATCGTCGATTTTCCGATGTTCGAGCGCGACGAGGAAACGGGCAAGATCGACTTTTCGCACAACCCCTTCTCGATGCCGCAGGGCGAGCTGGAGGCGCTGGAAACCAAAGACCCGCTCGACATTCTCGCGTGGCAGTACGACATCGTCTGCAACGGCGTCGAGCTGTCGTCGGGCGCGATCCGGAATCATCGCCCGGACATCATGTACAAGGCGTTCGAAATCGCGGGCTACAGCCAGGCCGAAGTCGATGCGAATTTCAGCGGCATGATCAACGCCTTCAAATATGGCGCGCCGCCGCACGGCGGATCGGCGCCGGGTGTCGACCGCATCGTCATGTTGCTCGCCGACGAGCCCAATATTCGCGAGGTCGTGGTCTTCCCGATGAACCAGAAGGCCGAAGACCTGATGATGGGCGCGCCTGCGCCGGTCAGCGATCAGCAGCTCAAGGAACTTCGCATCCGGCTGGTCGACGGTCCGAAAAATTGA
- a CDS encoding FAD-binding protein — protein MPIVDLGGAERWTNYHGTGTAERAPRFALRSGDAERGRDELAAAARDVQDWLNAALGEGRRVRPLGAGWSPSNINIASDAWLLHTRRFNRCFRIRPDDLRPGSGADPAALMLVECGALVDEVSDKLEGQGRSLWTSGAGNGQTFAGACATGTHGSMVERGGIQDHLRAVQLVTPGGIYWIEPAAGVMNDAFIAATGSTALRDDEIFAAAQLGVGALGVVTAMVVDSVPKFLVRPIQNLRRVERAALDWLAAGDFRRFSATYALDRDPAFVQMIVNPYKPFTRPAMLRFLYAEPWRADYPRATAGELGAGYDALSLLGGLLDDYPWARGALLQYAMRLGYAAGPDVDDPPVYGSWGEGLDTHRPLANLFNASVTIDRADLAYAFELICAAYARHGGSTVVTLRFMKQAQGLLAPARFPDNAVIDFDGPRSARTAEAYARVVDLLDAEGIAFTRHWGKSCQLDAARVCTDYGEDYRRWRAARDRLLPDPAHRALFGSAVLDGLGLTDG, from the coding sequence ATGCCGATTGTCGATCTGGGCGGGGCGGAGCGCTGGACCAATTATCATGGCACCGGTACTGCCGAACGCGCGCCGCGTTTCGCGTTGCGCAGCGGCGATGCAGAACGCGGCCGCGATGAACTGGCGGCGGCGGCGCGCGATGTGCAGGACTGGCTGAACGCTGCGCTGGGGGAGGGGCGCCGCGTGCGTCCGCTCGGCGCTGGCTGGTCGCCCTCGAACATCAATATCGCCTCCGATGCATGGCTGCTCCACACGCGGCGTTTCAACCGCTGTTTTCGCATCAGGCCGGACGATCTTCGCCCAGGCAGCGGCGCCGATCCCGCTGCGCTAATGCTCGTGGAGTGCGGCGCGCTCGTCGATGAAGTTTCGGACAAGCTCGAAGGACAGGGCCGTTCGCTCTGGACCAGCGGCGCGGGCAATGGCCAGACTTTCGCCGGCGCCTGCGCCACCGGAACCCATGGCTCGATGGTGGAACGTGGCGGTATTCAGGACCATTTGCGCGCGGTTCAGCTTGTCACACCGGGCGGCATTTATTGGATCGAGCCGGCGGCGGGGGTGATGAACGACGCCTTCATCGCCGCCACAGGGTCGACGGCGCTGCGCGATGACGAGATTTTCGCCGCCGCGCAGCTGGGCGTCGGCGCACTCGGCGTTGTAACCGCGATGGTGGTGGACAGCGTGCCCAAATTCCTGGTCCGCCCGATCCAGAATCTGCGCCGGGTGGAGCGCGCCGCGCTCGACTGGCTCGCGGCGGGCGACTTCCGCCGTTTTTCGGCGACCTATGCGCTCGACCGCGATCCCGCCTTCGTGCAGATGATCGTCAATCCCTACAAGCCTTTCACGCGCCCTGCGATGCTGCGCTTCCTCTATGCCGAACCTTGGCGGGCCGATTATCCGCGCGCAACGGCGGGCGAATTGGGTGCGGGCTATGACGCGCTCAGCCTGCTGGGGGGATTGCTCGACGATTATCCGTGGGCGCGCGGCGCGCTGCTCCAATATGCGATGCGGCTCGGCTATGCCGCCGGGCCCGACGTCGATGACCCGCCGGTCTATGGCAGTTGGGGGGAGGGGCTGGATACACACCGCCCGCTCGCCAATTTGTTCAACGCCTCGGTGACCATCGACCGCGCCGATCTGGCCTATGCCTTCGAACTCATCTGCGCGGCCTATGCCCGCCATGGCGGTTCGACGGTGGTGACGCTGCGCTTTATGAAACAAGCGCAGGGGCTCCTCGCGCCCGCGCGCTTTCCCGACAATGCGGTAATCGATTTCGACGGTCCGCGCAGCGCGCGCACGGCAGAAGCCTATGCCCGGGTCGTCGATCTGCTCGATGCGGAGGGGATCGCCTTCACCCGCCATTGGGGAAAAAGCTGCCAGCTCGATGCTGCCCGCGTGTGCACCGATTATGGGGAGGATTACCGCCGCTGGCGCGCCGCGCGCGACCGGCTGCTCCCCGATCCCGCACACCGCGCCCTATTCGGCAGCGCGGTTCTCGACGGGCTGGGCCTGACCGACGGTTAG
- a CDS encoding J domain-containing protein produces the protein MSRARRSDDWGFPRWRPYGAGREAQQVRLCDRHGCHEPGNCPAPKSPNSPERWYFCETHAAEYNRGWDYFAGLSEEDAAARAAEEARGARSYAKAQHYTWGGSGDGTRSADEMRALDVLDLEPDADFEAAKKAWRNLAKECHPDVKPGDEEAAKRFAAGQAAFEVLKQAEERRTWKPA, from the coding sequence ATGAGCCGCGCAAGACGATCCGACGACTGGGGTTTTCCCCGCTGGCGCCCCTATGGTGCGGGGCGCGAGGCGCAGCAGGTGCGCCTGTGCGACCGCCATGGCTGCCATGAGCCGGGCAATTGTCCCGCGCCCAAATCGCCCAACAGCCCTGAACGCTGGTATTTCTGCGAAACCCATGCCGCCGAATATAATCGCGGCTGGGACTATTTTGCAGGGCTGAGCGAGGAAGATGCCGCCGCTCGCGCCGCCGAGGAAGCACGCGGCGCGCGCAGCTATGCCAAGGCGCAACATTATACATGGGGCGGATCGGGCGACGGCACCCGCAGCGCCGATGAAATGCGCGCCCTCGATGTACTCGACCTGGAACCCGATGCCGATTTTGAGGCGGCGAAAAAGGCTTGGCGCAATCTCGCCAAGGAATGCCATCCCGATGTGAAGCCGGGCGATGAAGAAGCGGCCAAGCGCTTCGCAGCGGGACAGGCCGCGTTCGAAGTGCTGAAACAGGCCGAGGAACGCCGGACCTGGAAACCCGCTTAA
- a CDS encoding LacI family DNA-binding transcriptional regulator, which yields MTARPLRPTSFDVAERAGVSQSTVSRALRGSPGVNAETRARVTAAAREMGYVVDRHASSLRLKSSETIALVTICRPGEDRSAINPFYFALLGSIAAATSARGFNLLVSFQESEANFRADFVASGLADAMIVIGTTSNRAAWDYFGEAQASGLDFVCWGSPGEPFRWMRSDNEGGARLAAEHLLASGRRNIAFIGPQKSPQRQFDERRDAFAAALAPHGITPHIVAPPAASDRHAQGVAAARQLLADHPDIDAIFAASDMLALGVLQGVKEMGCRVPQDVALIGFDGIRAGTLADPALTTLEPDLDAAGEALVAMALEDDAHTRTGTRIPVRLAVRGTA from the coding sequence ATGACCGCCCGGCCGCTGCGCCCGACATCCTTTGACGTTGCCGAACGCGCGGGCGTATCGCAATCGACCGTGTCGCGCGCGCTGCGCGGCAGCCCCGGCGTCAATGCCGAAACTCGCGCCCGCGTCACCGCCGCCGCGCGCGAAATGGGCTATGTCGTCGATCGCCACGCCTCCAGCCTGCGGCTCAAAAGCAGCGAGACGATCGCGCTCGTCACCATCTGCCGCCCGGGCGAGGATCGCAGCGCGATCAACCCCTTCTACTTCGCGCTTCTGGGCAGCATCGCCGCCGCGACCTCGGCGCGCGGGTTCAACCTGCTCGTCAGCTTTCAGGAAAGCGAGGCGAATTTTCGCGCTGATTTCGTCGCCTCCGGCCTGGCCGATGCCATGATCGTCATCGGCACCACCAGCAATCGCGCGGCATGGGATTATTTTGGCGAGGCGCAGGCTTCAGGTCTCGATTTCGTCTGTTGGGGGAGCCCCGGCGAACCCTTCCGCTGGATGCGCAGCGACAATGAAGGCGGCGCGCGGCTTGCCGCTGAACACCTCCTCGCGTCCGGTCGGCGCAATATCGCCTTCATTGGCCCGCAAAAATCCCCCCAGCGCCAGTTTGACGAGCGCCGCGATGCCTTTGCCGCCGCGCTCGCCCCCCATGGCATCACCCCGCACATCGTCGCGCCCCCGGCAGCGTCTGACCGCCACGCACAGGGCGTCGCCGCCGCGCGCCAGCTTCTCGCCGACCATCCCGATATCGACGCGATTTTCGCGGCGAGCGACATGCTCGCGCTCGGCGTGCTTCAGGGGGTGAAGGAAATGGGCTGCCGCGTGCCGCAGGATGTGGCGCTGATCGGTTTTGACGGCATTCGCGCGGGCACGCTCGCCGATCCCGCGCTCACCACGCTCGAACCCGATCTCGACGCCGCGGGCGAGGCGCTGGTTGCCATGGCGCTGGAGGATGACGCCCACACCCGTACCGGCACGCGCATTCCCGTGCGCCTCGCGGTGCGCGGCACTGCCTGA